The Candidatus Saccharimonadales bacterium DNA segment GTTGGGCAGTGCCAGATGGATCTACCTCTAGAATAGCCCAAAGCGGGTTTGTGCCATCAGCATTTGAACAGCAATTAATTGCAGATTGGGCCGAAATATTTAGTTCGGTGGTCGACATAAAGTCGACTCCCGAAGCTAAATCAAGTTTGCCAGCCGTGCCACTGGCCGATATGGCTCCACCGGAACAGACATATAGGCCAGAATTGGCAGCCTGGCGCGCAGCCAATTGGGCCGCATAGAGTCCAGCAAAAGTCGGCCCGGTAGCGCCAGCTGATCCGGTGGCGCCGGCGGAACCGGTCGCTCCAGTTGGGCCAGACGCACCAACTCCGGTGGCCCCGGTTGGTCCAGTAGCTCCAGTTGCCCCAGTATCACCAGTCCGGGCAAAAAAGATTTTGACAGTATCGTTATTTGCAAACGAGCCGCTTGATGACACATAAGAAACACTTGAGCTATCCCAAGTACCGTTATCGGTAATGTTGCCCGAAACTTGCAGCACTAAAACGTTGCCGGGAGCACCATCTTTGACCATGGTAATGGTAGTTTTCGCGGAGCTGTTGGTGCTATCATCCCAGGTTTGGATCAAAGCACTAACGCTATTGCTATCAGCATCGGTCTCGCTAATGCGCAGAGAGTTAATAGAAGAGAGCGTGGTGGATTGAAACTTAATTTTACCGCTGCCCGGATCGTTGTTAGCGGTATCGGTAGAGTAGGTGTATTTGATGCCCGCATCACGGCCAGTTGAACCAGTAGCACCAGTTGAGCCAACGCCCGTAGCACCAGTGACTCCGGTGGCTCCTGCCGCACCAGTGGCACCCTGCCCACCGGCCGAACCAGCTGATCCGCTGGCTCCAGTGGCGCCATCGGCCCCAACCGGCCCAGTGGCACCGGTGGCGCCTTGGACACTGGCATTACCTGGGGGCCCAGTTGGCCCTGGTGGCGCAAAGGTTATAACTGTATCACCGGCTGAAGTTCCCAGGGTACCAGCGCTGGCTTGGTAGGTCACGTTAAGTTTGCGATAACCACCCACTGGAGTTACTGAGCCAACGCTAAAAATGGCGAACTTAGTGGGATCAGAGTTGTTGAATAACTTAACTACACCACCGCCCATGTTATCCAACCAATTTGTTACATCGGTGTTGTTGCTATCTAGCAAATCAACATAGATTGTAAGGACCGATGAGATGGTAGCGTTATCAAACTTGAAGAGTCCGGCGCCGGGGTCACTATCGGCTGTGCTCGAGTTGTCGTAAGTATAGCTAAAGGTGTCGCCGCCAGCAAAACCTCTGGGCCCAGTCGCTCCACTGGCTCCGATTGCCCCGGTCGCACCTGTGGCTCCAGCACCGGTGGCACCGGCTGGCCCCGTCGCCCCGGTAACACCGGCCCCCGTCGCCCCGGTCGAGCCTGTCGCCCCTGTCGCTCCGTTAAAACCATCAAAACCTTGAGCGCCGGTGGCTCCGGTTGCACCTGCACCCGTGGCGCCTTGAGACCCGGCCGTACCAGCCGGCCCGGTGGCCCCAGTAGCTCCGGTTGGGCCAACCCCGGCCGTGGCATCAACGTAGGCCTTGGTAGTGGCATCGCTGGTGCTACTTGGTGTTGGGACTTGGGGGGAGGAGCTAAAAGTCTTAACCCCACCAACAGTTTGATCACCGCTAGTTAGAACAACGTCTTTAAGAGAACCATCGGAATTGTGTCCGACAGCCAGAAAGTCATTGAGGATCTTGCCCCAAGTTCCGTCATCTCCACCTGGTGTAGGGAGCCTAGCCATAAAGTTTTGCCCTGGAGTTGATCGATAAACTACACATCACACTTGTGCTTATTTTAGAATAGGCTGCTATAAAGGGCAAAGAGTTAATCCTTAAGCTACTCAATTGTGACGCCTCCGGCCGCGGTCCAAGTATTACCCTGGGCATCAGTGAATGACGAAGCCCCTCTGGTAACACCGCGAACTCGCGGTGATGCCACCACCGTTCCACCAATACCGTTACGTAGCTCGGCTGAATGGGCCCGGCCGGCGAACGGGCTTAGAGTGCCCAGAGCATCGCCGGATATTTCCA contains these protein-coding regions:
- a CDS encoding collagen-like protein, coding for MARLPTPGGDDGTWGKILNDFLAVGHNSDGSLKDVVLTSGDQTVGGVKTFSSSPQVPTPSSTSDATTKAYVDATAGVGPTGATGATGPAGTAGSQGATGAGATGATGAQGFDGFNGATGATGSTGATGAGVTGATGPAGATGAGATGATGAIGASGATGPRGFAGGDTFSYTYDNSSTADSDPGAGLFKFDNATISSVLTIYVDLLDSNNTDVTNWLDNMGGGVVKLFNNSDPTKFAIFSVGSVTPVGGYRKLNVTYQASAGTLGTSAGDTVITFAPPGPTGPPGNASVQGATGATGPVGADGATGASGSAGSAGGQGATGAAGATGVTGATGVGSTGATGSTGRDAGIKYTYSTDTANNDPGSGKIKFQSTTLSSINSLRISETDADSNSVSALIQTWDDSTNSSAKTTITMVKDGAPGNVLVLQVSGNITDNGTWDSSSVSYVSSSGSFANNDTVKIFFARTGDTGATGATGPTGATGVGASGPTGATGSAGATGSAGATGPTFAGLYAAQLAARQAANSGLYVCSGGAISASGTAGKLDLASGVDFMSTTELNISAQSAINCCSNADGTNPLWAILEVDPSGTAQLNVGAPASTPVVPDLSASRVPHAFIYIPANATAVDALLTVNNGNAKIIDARELRTVHHARNLGNANTGATTVTNPTSLQSLLTNTVTIPAHSSSVGDVFIVEASGRYTNTQNDSTLQLELLLGSALVVTYTTPLLTKNGNGRQWTLRAVLDVSSTGGGLISAQFRITPASSTIAMIQMSTGAGTSGDDAIYGGTLATFNFSTDQDFDLKAAISPTSSTATVGARVFNVVKYPT